One Takifugu rubripes chromosome 19, fTakRub1.2, whole genome shotgun sequence genomic window carries:
- the synprb gene encoding synaptoporin b: MCMVIFAPIFAICAFATCGGYYGQVQVKVDCADRRDSNHSINIDFSYPFRLEEVHFKAPRCESKRDEVLFLDGDFSSAARFFLTVGVFAFLYSLLATVVYVFYQNKYLRNNRGPLVDFLVTLVFSFMWLVSSCCWAKALSDIKSATNPTEILLLISACRAPENRCAVTQEPHWSRLNSSVVFGFVNVVLWVGNIWFIFKETGWYKTGQRYPTRTASGKRSSEMRQRLYSESSFDLPEESEGPQLIRQNSFNQARGGGDQKAHRQGSFKQPQLSLSLPQTYLGKPDHFNREKSAALQGPMIFVNEM, encoded by the exons atgtgtatgGTCATATTTGCTCCG ATTTTTGCCATTTGTGCCTTTGCAACATGTGGGGGTTACTATGGACAGGTGCAGGTTAAAGTGGACTGTGCAGACCGGAGGGACAGCAACCACAGCATCAACATTGACTTTAGTTACCCCTTCAG ATTAGAGGAAGTGCATTTCAAAGCTCCTCGCTGCGAGTCCAAGAGGGATGAGGTTCTTTTCCTGGATGGTGACTTTTCCTCAGCTGCACGTTTTTTCCTGACTGTGGGTGTTTTTGCTTTCTTGTACTCGCTGCTGGCAACTGTTGTGTACGTTTTCTACCAGAACAAGTACCTGAGGAACAACAGAGGGCCCCTAGTG GATTTTCTCGTCACACTCGTTTTCTCCTTCATGTGGTTGGTCAGCAGTTGCTGCTGGGCTAAAGCTCTTTCTGACATCAAGTCAGCCACAAACCCCACAGAAATACTCCTGCTCATCTCAgcctgcagagctccagagaACAGATGCGCAGTGACCCAGGAGCCTCACTGGTCTCGTCTGAACTCATCTGTG GTCTTTGGATTTGTGAACGTTGTGCTCTGGGTCGGGAACATCTGGTTCATCTTCAAAGAGACGGGCTGGTACAAGACGGGTCAGAGATACCCCACCAGGACCGCCTCCGGGAAACGCTCCAGCGAGATGCGGCAGCGACTCTACAGTGAGAGCAGCTTCGACCTGCCTGAGGAGAGTGAGGGCCCGCAGCTGATCAGACAAAACAGTTTCAATCAGGCCAGGGGGGGTGGTGACCAGAAGGCTCATCGACAGGGCAGCTTCAAACAGCCGCAATTAAGCCTGAGCCTACCGCAGACGTACCTCGGCAAGCCTGACCATTTTAACAGGGAGAAGTCGGCGGCTCTTCAGGGGCCGATGATATTTGTCAATGAGATGTAA
- the LOC619285 gene encoding green opsin: MAWDGGIEPNGTEGKNFYIPMSNRTGIVRSPFEYPQYYLADPIMFKILALYMFFLICTGTPINGLTLLVTAQNKKLRQPLNYILVNLAVAGLIMCAFGFTITITSAVNGYFILGATACAVEGFMATLGGEIALWSLVVLAVERYVVVCKPMGSFKFTGTHAAVGVAFTWIMAFACAAPPLFGWSRYLPEGMQCSCGPDYYTLAPGYNNESYVIYMFSCHFFVPVITIFFTYGSLVLTVKAAAAQQQESESTQKAQKEVTRMCILMVFGFLMAWTPYATFSAWIFMNKGAAFHPLTAAVCAFFAKSSALYNPVIYVLLNKQFRNCMLSTIGMGGAVDDETSVSASKTEVSSVS; the protein is encoded by the exons ATGGCTTGGGATGGAGGAATTGAGCCCAATGGCACAGAAGGAAAGAACTTCTACATCCCCATGTCCAACAGGACTGGGATTGTTAGAAGTCCTTTTGAATACCCTCAGTATTATTTGGCAGATCCCATCATGTTCAAGATTCTGGCACTCTACATGTTCTTCCTGATCTGCACTGGGACTCCCATCAACGGCCTGACATTGCTGGTGACAGCCCAGAACAAGAAGCTCCGACAACCTCTCAACTATATCTTGGTCAACCTGGCAGTGGCTGGACTGATCATGTGCGCCTTTGGAtttaccatcaccatcacctccGCTGTCAATGGCTACTTCATACTCGGAGCCACTGCCTGCGCTGTCGAGGGATTCATGGCCACTCTTGGAG gTGAAATTGCTTTATGGTCACTTGTTGTCCTGGCTGTCGAAAGGTACGTTGTTGTCTGCAAACCTATGGGAAGCTTCAAATTCACTGGCACTCATGCTGCAGTTGGAGTCGCTTTCACTTGGATCATGGCTTTTGCCTGCGCTGCGCCCCCTCTCTTTGGCTGGTCCAG GTACCTCCCAGAGGGCATGCAGTGCTCCTGTGGACCTGACTACTACACCCTAGCTCCAGGCTACAACAATGAATCATATGTCATATAcatgttttcctgccacttCTTTGTTCCTGTCATCACCATCTTCTTCACTTATGGAAGTCTGGTGTTGACCGTCAAAGCT GCTGCAGCCCAACAGCAGGAGTCAGAGTCCACCCAGAAAGCTCAGAAGGAAGTGACACGCATGTGCATCCTGATGGTCTTTGGCTTCCTCATGGCCTGGACCCCATATGCAACTTTCAGTGCATGGATCTTCATGAACAAGGGAGCTGCCTTCCATCCCCTAACAGCAGCTGTTTGCGCCTTCTTTGCCAAGAGCTCAGCCCTGTACAATCCCGTCATCTATGTGCTGTTGAACAAACAG TTCCGTAACTGCATGCTGAGCACAATTGGAATGGGCGGCGCAGTGGATGATGAGACCTCAGTGTCTGCCAGCAAGACAGAGGTGTCTTCTGTGTCTTAA